Proteins from a genomic interval of Zingiber officinale cultivar Zhangliang chromosome 2A, Zo_v1.1, whole genome shotgun sequence:
- the LOC122042915 gene encoding nuclear transport factor 2-like isoform X2, protein MAADRARLPAHVVGMAFANQYYQILTSSPQLLFRFYKEGSTLSRLDHRGEMISVTGMDAIKEKLLSVDYSEYRAEIKTVDGQKSMDGCVTVLVAGYLTGKDDAKKKFAQFFMLAPQDKGYYVLNDIFRLLAPEQAEQLEQQENEVPEEEKLDEAETIDPSAEIPCSVHQEVQTGKEIDGVSESLQAVTLNPSSSTTLEESPRRESYASIVNVMKEKPTPPVSPPVPSKAAVVKTGQPASPISIPALVTENGSVTPNAADSYRRPEPEAVGYSIHLKNLPLYVTPEQLQEEFKKFGPIKPGGIHIKCFRHSGICFGFVDFEVADAVARAIKASPVTIEGRPAFVEKQRSSNLRASNRGRYRNERTRGRRYPSAASGVYGKGEDSSRTDFGDGGGSWSW, encoded by the exons GTTGGCATGGCTTTCGCGAATCAGTACTACCAGATCCTTACCAGTTCCCCTCAGCTTCTCTTCCGCTTCTACAAGGAGGGAAGCACGCTAAGCCGGCTGGATCATCGGGGCGAAATGATCTCCGTCACCGGCATGGAT GCAATCAAGGAGAAGCTTCTTTCCGTTGACTATAGCGAGTACAGGGCGGAGATTAAGACAGTGGACGGGCAGAAATCGATGGATGGCTGTGTTACTGTTCTTGTGGCGGGGTATCTCACCGGGAAAGATGACGCCAAGAAAAAATTTGCTCAATTTTTTATGCTGGCCCCTCAGGATAAGGGATACTATGTTTTGAATGATATATTTCGTCTTCTTGCTCCTGAACAGG CTGAGCAACTGGAACAACAGGAAAACGAGGTACCAGAAGAAGAGAAACTGGATGAAGCTGAAACTATTGATCCTTCAGCTGAGATTCCTTGTAGTGTCCACCAGGAAGTGCAAACAGGAAAAGAGATTGATGGAGTTTCTGAAAGTTTGCAGGCAGTCACTCTGAATCCTAGTTCTTCTACTACACTGGAAGAGTCACCACGAAGGGAATCATATGCTTCTATT GTTAATGTCATGAAAGAGAAACCTACTCCACCTGTTTCTCCGCCTGTTCCTTCTAAAGCTGCAGTTGTAAAAACTGGCCAACCGGCATCACCAATTTCAATACCAGCTCTCGTGACTGAGAATGGCTCTGTTACTCCTAATGCTGCTGATAGCTACAGAAGGCCAGAACCAGAAG CTGTTGGCTATTCAATCCACTTAAAGAATCTTCCTTTGTATGTCACACCTGAACAACTACAGGAAGAATTCAAGAAATTTGGACCTATAAAACCTGGCGGAATACACATCAAATGTTTCAGG CACAGTGGAATTTGCTTTGGTTTTGTGGATTTTGAAGTGGCTGATGCTGTTGCAAGAGCAATAAAG GCTTCCCCTGTAACAATAGAAGGCCGACCTGCGTTTGTTGAGAAACAGAGGTCTAGTAATTTAAGAG CCAGCAACAGAGGCAGGTACAGAAATGAGAGGACTAGAGGGCGGAGATATCCTAGTGCTGCGAGTGGGGTTTATGGCAAAGGTGAGGACAGTAGTAGGACAGACTTTGGCGATGGAGGTGGCAGTTGGTCATGGTGA
- the LOC122042915 gene encoding nuclear transport factor 2-like isoform X1 has protein sequence MAADRAHLPAHVVGMAFANQYYQILTSSPQLLFRFYKEGSTLSRLDHRGEMISVTGMDAIKEKLLSVDYSEYRAEIKTVDGQKSMDGCVTVLVAGYLTGKDDAKKKFAQFFMLAPQDKGYYVLNDIFRLLAPEQAEQLEQQENEVPEEEKLDEAETIDPSAEIPCSVHQEVQTGKEIDGVSESLQAVTLNPSSSTTLEESPRRESYASIVNVMKEKPTPPVSPPVPSKAAVVKTGQPASPISIPALVTENGSVTPNAADSYRRPEPEAVGYSIHLKNLPLYVTPEQLQEEFKKFGPIKPGGIHIKCFRHSGICFGFVDFEVADAVARAIKASPVTIEGRPAFVEKQRSSNLRASNRGRYRNERTRGRRYPSAASGVYGKGEDSSRTDFGDGGGSWSW, from the exons ATGGCCGCCGATCGAGCTCATCTACCCGCGCATGTG GTTGGCATGGCTTTCGCGAATCAGTACTACCAGATCCTTACCAGTTCCCCTCAGCTTCTCTTCCGCTTCTACAAGGAGGGAAGCACGCTAAGCCGGCTGGATCATCGGGGCGAAATGATCTCCGTCACCGGCATGGAT GCAATCAAGGAGAAGCTTCTTTCCGTTGACTATAGCGAGTACAGGGCGGAGATTAAGACAGTGGACGGGCAGAAATCGATGGATGGCTGTGTTACTGTTCTTGTGGCGGGGTATCTCACCGGGAAAGATGACGCCAAGAAAAAATTTGCTCAATTTTTTATGCTGGCCCCTCAGGATAAGGGATACTATGTTTTGAATGATATATTTCGTCTTCTTGCTCCTGAACAGG CTGAGCAACTGGAACAACAGGAAAACGAGGTACCAGAAGAAGAGAAACTGGATGAAGCTGAAACTATTGATCCTTCAGCTGAGATTCCTTGTAGTGTCCACCAGGAAGTGCAAACAGGAAAAGAGATTGATGGAGTTTCTGAAAGTTTGCAGGCAGTCACTCTGAATCCTAGTTCTTCTACTACACTGGAAGAGTCACCACGAAGGGAATCATATGCTTCTATT GTTAATGTCATGAAAGAGAAACCTACTCCACCTGTTTCTCCGCCTGTTCCTTCTAAAGCTGCAGTTGTAAAAACTGGCCAACCGGCATCACCAATTTCAATACCAGCTCTCGTGACTGAGAATGGCTCTGTTACTCCTAATGCTGCTGATAGCTACAGAAGGCCAGAACCAGAAG CTGTTGGCTATTCAATCCACTTAAAGAATCTTCCTTTGTATGTCACACCTGAACAACTACAGGAAGAATTCAAGAAATTTGGACCTATAAAACCTGGCGGAATACACATCAAATGTTTCAGG CACAGTGGAATTTGCTTTGGTTTTGTGGATTTTGAAGTGGCTGATGCTGTTGCAAGAGCAATAAAG GCTTCCCCTGTAACAATAGAAGGCCGACCTGCGTTTGTTGAGAAACAGAGGTCTAGTAATTTAAGAG CCAGCAACAGAGGCAGGTACAGAAATGAGAGGACTAGAGGGCGGAGATATCCTAGTGCTGCGAGTGGGGTTTATGGCAAAGGTGAGGACAGTAGTAGGACAGACTTTGGCGATGGAGGTGGCAGTTGGTCATGGTGA